The following proteins come from a genomic window of Salvia hispanica cultivar TCC Black 2014 chromosome 4, UniMelb_Shisp_WGS_1.0, whole genome shotgun sequence:
- the LOC125222155 gene encoding alkaline/neutral invertase A, mitochondrial-like isoform X2 produces MTAIFKFINMKPCCRILLPSKNTLFLPKSSNFLPNPNYCSGFQLHTSAPTSFGLKAILGRTNSTWGQSRVFSSSRHFNFSNRANTHFLVARAAPDLRNFSASVESRANDKNFDRIYVQSGINVKPLQEEKIGADERVEGGVNVRKSECSREVGKEESETEKEAWKLLRNAVVTYCGSPVGTVAANDPNDKTPLNYDQVFIRDFVPSAFAFLLKGEGEIVRNFLLHTLQLQSWEKTVDCYSPGQGLMPASFKVRSVALDDNKFEEVLDPDFGESAIGRVAPVDSGLWWIILLRAYGKLTGDYGLQERVDVQTGIKLILNLCLSDGFDMFPTLLVTDGSCMIDRRMGIHGHPLEIQSLFYSALRCSREMLALDEGSKNLPAHMDFRFFTLGNLWSIVSSLGTPRQNEAVLNLIEAKWDDLIGQMPLKICYPAVESEEWRIITGSDPKNTPWSYHNGGSWPTLLWQFTLACMKMHRTDLAKKALDIAEKRLSLDGWPEYYDTRSGKFIGKQARLYQTWSIAGYLTTKILMEKPDAAALLFWEEDYDILENCICGLSNLNRKKCSRRLAKSQILV; encoded by the exons ATGACCGCtatattcaaattcatcaaCATGAAGCCGTGTTGTAGAATCCTGTTGCCCTCCAAAAACACCCTTTTTCTCCCCAAATCCTCTAATTTCTTACCCAATCCCAATTATTGCTCCGGTTTCCAATTGCATACCTCTGCGCCCACTTCTTTCGGCTTGAAAGCCATTCTAGGTCGGACGAACTCGACATGGGGCCAATCGAGAGTCTTCTCCAGCTCCCGCCATTTCAATTTCAGCAATAGGGCGAATACCCATTTCCTAGTTGCCAGAGCTGCGCCGGATTTGAGGAATTTCTCAGCGTCGGTGGAGAGCCGCGCCAACGACAAGAATTTCGATAGAATTTACGTGCAGAGCGGCATCAATGTGAAGCCGCTGCAAGAGGAGAAAATCGGCGCGGATGAGAGGGTTGAGGGTGGGGTTAATGTGCGGAAGAGTGAATGCTCGAGGGAGGTGGGGAAGGAGGAGTCTGAGACGGAGAAGGAGGCGTGGAAGCTACTGAGGAACGCCGTCGTCACGTATTGCGGGAGCCCTGTGGGTACTGTGGCGGCGAATGATCCCAATGACAAAACGCCGCTTAACTACGATCAGGTGTTTATAAGGGATTTCGTCCCTTCCGCCTTCGCCTTTCTGCTCAAGGGTGAGGGAGAGATTGTCAGGAACTTCTTGCTTCACACCCTGCAGCTGCAG AGTTGGGAGAAAACGGTGGATTGCTATAGTCCTGGACAAGGATTAATGCCAGCAAGTTTTAAAGTTAGGTCTGTTGCTCTAGATGATAATAAGTTTGAAGAAGTTCTTGATCCAGATTTTGGGGAATCGGCTATTGGCCGTGTAGCTCCTGTAGACTCTG GACTCTGGTGGATCATCTTACTGCGGGCTTATGGGAAGCTCACTGGGGACTACGGATTGCAGGAAAGAGTGGATGTTCAGACAGGGATAAAGCTCATTCTAAATCTCTGTTTGTCAGATGGTTTCGACATGTTTCCCACTTTACTTGTTACAGATGGTTCCTGTATGATAGATCGACGGATGGGTATTCATGGTCATCCACTGGAGATTCAA tccCTATTTTACTCAGCACTTCGGTGCTCTCGTGAGATGCTTGCGTTAGACGAGGGATCCAAGAATTTG CCAGCTCATATGGATTTTAGGTTCTTCACTCTCGGAAACCTCTGGTCCATTGTATCATCTCTGGGTACCCCGAGACAGAATGAGGCTGTATTAAATCTGATAGAAGCCAAATGGGATGATCTTATCGGTCAAATGCCACTTAAAATATGTTACCCTGCTGTAGAGTCAGAGGAGTGGCGAATAATCACTGGAAGCGATCCTAAGAATAC ACCTTGGTCGTATCATAACGGTGGATCCTGGCCAACACTTCTGTGGCAG TTCACACTGGCGTGCATGAAAATGCATAGGACGGATCTGGCGAAGAAGGCTCTGGACATAGCTGAGAAACGGCTTTCTCTGGATGGGTGGCCTGAATACTACGACACAAGGAGTGGGAAGTTTATAGGGAAGCAGGCGCGGTTGTACCAGACATGGTCTATTGCAGGATACCTGACAACGAAAATCCTGATGGAGAAGCCCGATGCAGCTGCCCTTTTGTTCTGGGA
- the LOC125222155 gene encoding alkaline/neutral invertase A, mitochondrial-like isoform X1, protein MTAIFKFINMKPCCRILLPSKNTLFLPKSSNFLPNPNYCSGFQLHTSAPTSFGLKAILGRTNSTWGQSRVFSSSRHFNFSNRANTHFLVARAAPDLRNFSASVESRANDKNFDRIYVQSGINVKPLQEEKIGADERVEGGVNVRKSECSREVGKEESETEKEAWKLLRNAVVTYCGSPVGTVAANDPNDKTPLNYDQVFIRDFVPSAFAFLLKGEGEIVRNFLLHTLQLQSWEKTVDCYSPGQGLMPASFKVRSVALDDNKFEEVLDPDFGESAIGRVAPVDSGLWWIILLRAYGKLTGDYGLQERVDVQTGIKLILNLCLSDGFDMFPTLLVTDGSCMIDRRMGIHGHPLEIQSLFYSALRCSREMLALDEGSKNLVRAINNRLSALSFHIREYYWVDLKKINEIYRYKTEEYSTEATNKFNIYPDQIPHWLMDWIPETGGYLIGNLQPAHMDFRFFTLGNLWSIVSSLGTPRQNEAVLNLIEAKWDDLIGQMPLKICYPAVESEEWRIITGSDPKNTPWSYHNGGSWPTLLWQFTLACMKMHRTDLAKKALDIAEKRLSLDGWPEYYDTRSGKFIGKQARLYQTWSIAGYLTTKILMEKPDAAALLFWEEDYDILENCICGLSNLNRKKCSRRLAKSQILV, encoded by the exons ATGACCGCtatattcaaattcatcaaCATGAAGCCGTGTTGTAGAATCCTGTTGCCCTCCAAAAACACCCTTTTTCTCCCCAAATCCTCTAATTTCTTACCCAATCCCAATTATTGCTCCGGTTTCCAATTGCATACCTCTGCGCCCACTTCTTTCGGCTTGAAAGCCATTCTAGGTCGGACGAACTCGACATGGGGCCAATCGAGAGTCTTCTCCAGCTCCCGCCATTTCAATTTCAGCAATAGGGCGAATACCCATTTCCTAGTTGCCAGAGCTGCGCCGGATTTGAGGAATTTCTCAGCGTCGGTGGAGAGCCGCGCCAACGACAAGAATTTCGATAGAATTTACGTGCAGAGCGGCATCAATGTGAAGCCGCTGCAAGAGGAGAAAATCGGCGCGGATGAGAGGGTTGAGGGTGGGGTTAATGTGCGGAAGAGTGAATGCTCGAGGGAGGTGGGGAAGGAGGAGTCTGAGACGGAGAAGGAGGCGTGGAAGCTACTGAGGAACGCCGTCGTCACGTATTGCGGGAGCCCTGTGGGTACTGTGGCGGCGAATGATCCCAATGACAAAACGCCGCTTAACTACGATCAGGTGTTTATAAGGGATTTCGTCCCTTCCGCCTTCGCCTTTCTGCTCAAGGGTGAGGGAGAGATTGTCAGGAACTTCTTGCTTCACACCCTGCAGCTGCAG AGTTGGGAGAAAACGGTGGATTGCTATAGTCCTGGACAAGGATTAATGCCAGCAAGTTTTAAAGTTAGGTCTGTTGCTCTAGATGATAATAAGTTTGAAGAAGTTCTTGATCCAGATTTTGGGGAATCGGCTATTGGCCGTGTAGCTCCTGTAGACTCTG GACTCTGGTGGATCATCTTACTGCGGGCTTATGGGAAGCTCACTGGGGACTACGGATTGCAGGAAAGAGTGGATGTTCAGACAGGGATAAAGCTCATTCTAAATCTCTGTTTGTCAGATGGTTTCGACATGTTTCCCACTTTACTTGTTACAGATGGTTCCTGTATGATAGATCGACGGATGGGTATTCATGGTCATCCACTGGAGATTCAA tccCTATTTTACTCAGCACTTCGGTGCTCTCGTGAGATGCTTGCGTTAGACGAGGGATCCAAGAATTTGGTGAGGGCTATCAACAATAGACTCAGTGCATTGTCGTTTCACATAAGGGAATATTATTGGGTTGATCTGAAGAAAATTAATGAGATCTATCGCTATAAGACTGAGGAGTACTCCACTGAAGCCactaacaaatttaatatataccCTGATCAAATTCCTCATTGGTTAATGGATTGGATTCCTGAGACGGGCGGTTATCTGATTGGCAACTTGCAGCCAGCTCATATGGATTTTAGGTTCTTCACTCTCGGAAACCTCTGGTCCATTGTATCATCTCTGGGTACCCCGAGACAGAATGAGGCTGTATTAAATCTGATAGAAGCCAAATGGGATGATCTTATCGGTCAAATGCCACTTAAAATATGTTACCCTGCTGTAGAGTCAGAGGAGTGGCGAATAATCACTGGAAGCGATCCTAAGAATAC ACCTTGGTCGTATCATAACGGTGGATCCTGGCCAACACTTCTGTGGCAG TTCACACTGGCGTGCATGAAAATGCATAGGACGGATCTGGCGAAGAAGGCTCTGGACATAGCTGAGAAACGGCTTTCTCTGGATGGGTGGCCTGAATACTACGACACAAGGAGTGGGAAGTTTATAGGGAAGCAGGCGCGGTTGTACCAGACATGGTCTATTGCAGGATACCTGACAACGAAAATCCTGATGGAGAAGCCCGATGCAGCTGCCCTTTTGTTCTGGGA
- the LOC125222156 gene encoding AP-3 complex subunit mu-like — MLQCIFLLSDSGEVLLEKQLTGHRVDRAICDWFWNQILTQGDSLKLVPVISSPTHYLFQVVREGITFLACTQVEMPPLMAIEFLCRVADVLSNYLDGLNEDLIKDNFVIVYELLDEMIDNGFPLTTEPNILREMIAPPNIVSKVLSVVTGNTSNVSNTLPGATASCVPWRKTDLKHATNEVYVDLVEEMDATINRDGNLVKCEIYGEVQVNSNLSGLPDLTLSFANPSIFNDVRFHPCVRLRPWELNQILSFVPPDGQFKLMSYRVKKLKSTPIYVKPQFTSDSGTCRISVLVGIRNDPGKSIDNITVEFRLPPCVTSSDLSPNYGSVNVLADKTCSWTIGRMPKDKAPSMSGTLVLETGVERLHVFPTFQVAFRIMGVALSGLKIDKLDLKNPLSRPHKGFRALTRGGEFQVRS, encoded by the exons ATGTTGCAGTGTATTTTTCTTCTGTCAGATTCCGG GGAAGTGTTGCTTGAGAAACAGCTTACTGGTCACAGGGTTGACCGCGCCATATGTGATTGGTTCTGGAACCAAATACTTACTCAAGGTGATTCGTTGAAG CTTGTACCTGTTATTTCTTCACCCACCCACTACCTATTTCAAGTGGTTCGTGAGGGGATCACCTTCTTGGCGTGCACCCAAGTTGAGATGCCACCTTTGATGGCAATTGAG TTCCTTTGCAGGGTAGCTGATGttctttcaaattatttgGATGGCTTGAATGAAGATCTGATTAAGGATAACTTTGTTATTGTTTATGAG CTGCTAGATGAGATGATTGACAATGGCTTCCCTCTAACAACAGAACCTAATATCCTAAGGGAAATGATAGCTCCTCCAAACATTGTTAGTAAGGTTTTGAGTGTTGTCACTGGTAATACGTCCAATGTGAGCAATACACTTCCAGGGGCAACTGCTTCTTGTGTTCCATGGAGAAAAACAGACCTTAAGCATGCCACCAATGAAGTTTATGTTGATCTAGTGGAAGAAATGGATGCTACCATAAACAG AGATGGGAATCTGGTGAAATGCGAGATATATGGTGAAGTTCAagtaaattcaaatttgtcaGGTCTCCCCGATCTCACTCTGTCGTTTGCGAACCCTTCAATATTTAATGACGTGAGATTTCACCCTTGTGTTAGACTTCGGCCCTGGGAATTAAACCAGATTTTATCCTTTGTGCCACCTGATGGACAGTTTAAGCTCATGAGTTACAG GGTGAAGAAGTTGAAGAGTACTCCGATATATGTGAAGCCACAATTCACTTCAGATTCAGGGACATGTCGTATAAGTGTTTTAGTTGGAATTCGGAATGATCCTGGAAAGTCAATTGACAATATTACAGTTGAATTCCGACTACCACCTTGCGTTACGTCATCTGATCTTTCTCCAAATTATGGATCTGTAAATGTTCTTGCTGACAAG ACCTGCTCCTGGACAATCGGGCGGATGCCAAAAGATAAAGCTCCGTCTATGTCTGGAACCTTAGTGCTTGAAACAGGTGTGGAGCGGCTTCATGTATTTCCCACTTTCCAAGTTGCTTTCCGGATCATGGGGGTCGCTCTCTCTGGCTTAAAAATCGATAAGCTGGACCTGAAGAATCCACTTTCTCGACCGCATAAAGGTTTCCGGGCTCTCACAAGAGGAGGTGAGTTTCAAGTGAGATCATGA
- the LOC125222158 gene encoding Golgi apparatus membrane protein-like protein ECHIDNA, whose protein sequence is MDLNPPQGENYAHPQICFFHVLFKGAALAFYILSALFVDNFVIIFVVTVLLAALDFWVVKNVSGRILVGLRWWNEINDDGESVWKFECLDQESMARMNKKDSWLFWWTLYITAVAWIFFAIFSLIRFQADYLLVVGVCLTLSIANIIGFTKCRKDAKKQLQQFASQTIASRFQSTIQSAFSVV, encoded by the exons ATGGATCTTAATCCA CCTCAAGGGGAGAATTATGCTCATCCACAAATATGCTTCTTCCATGTGCTTTTCAAG GGTGCTGCCTTGGCcttttatattctttcagCCCTATTTGTGGATAATTTTGTCATCATATTTGTGGTCACTGTACTTCTAGCTGCACTTGATTTTTGGGTTGTCAAGAATGTAAGTGGTCGCATCTTAGTGGGCCTCAGGTGGTGGAATGAAATCAATGACGACGGTGAGAGTGTGTGGAAATTTGAATGCCTTGACCAAGAG TCAATGGCTCGAATGAACAAGAAGGATTCATGGCTGTTCTGGTGGACCTTATACATTACG GCGGTTGCATGGATCTTTTTTGCCATATTCTCATTGATTAGGTTCCAAGCTGATTATCTTCTCGTTGTTGGTGTGTGCTTGACCCTTAGCATTGCTAATATCATCGGCTTCACTAAATGCCGGAAAG ATGCTAAGAAGCAGCTTCAGCAATTTGCTTCCCAGACCATTGCTTCTCGTTTCCAGTCTACCATTCAGTCAGCATTTAGTGTGGTTTGA
- the LOC125222157 gene encoding chloroplast stem-loop binding protein of 41 kDa b, chloroplastic gives MASLVVVQHRQPSSTVLSSSLSDFNGARLTSSVQLRRKVWQPKGALRVSASSAKKILIMGGTRFIGIFLSRLLVKEGHQVTLFTRGKAPIAQQLPGESEADFSDFSSKILHLKGDRQDFDFVKTSLAAEGFDVVYDINGREAVEVEPILDALPNLEQYIYCSSAGVYLKTDYPPHYEVDAVDPKSRHKGKLETESLLASRDVNWTSIRPVYIYGPLNYNPVEEWFFHRLKAGRPIPVPNSGIQITQLGHVKDLATAFIKVLGNPNASKEVFNISGDKYVTFDGLARACAKAGGFPEPEIVHYNPKEFDFGKKKSFPFRDQHFFASIDKAKSLLGWTPEFDLVEGLTDSYNLDFGRGTFRKEADFSTDDIILGKSLVLQS, from the exons ATGGCTAGTCTGGTGGTGGTGCAGCACAGACAACCGTCTTCCACCgtcctctcttcttctctctccgACTTCAACGGCGCCAGACTTACCTCCTCAGTCCAG TTGAGGAGGAAAGTATGGCAGCCGAAAGGAGCATTACGCGTTAGTGCATCGAGTGCCAAGAAAATCCTTATAATGGGAGGCACTCGGTTCATTGGCATATTCTTGTCCAGACTCCTCGTCAAAGAAGGCCATCAG GTCACACTTTTCACTAGAGGAAAAGCTCCAATTGCTCAACAGCTGCCCGGTGAATCCGAGGCTGATTTCTCTGATTTCTCCTCCAAG ATATTACACTTGAAGGGAGACAGACAAGACTTTGATTTTGTCAAGACCAGCCTCGCAGCAGAAGGTTTTGATGTTGTATATGACATCAACG GGCGCGAAGCAGTTGAAGTTGAACCTATACTTGATGCTCTACCAAACCTTGAACA GTATATATACTGCTCTTCAGCTGGAGTTTACCTCAAAACTGATTATCCTCCACATTATGAG GTTGATGCAGTTGACCCAAAGAGCAGACACAAGGGCAAGCTCGAGACGGAGAGCTTGCTGGCATCAAGAGATGTGAACTGGACTTCTATAAGGCCAGTCTACATCTATGGGCCATTGAACTACAACCCCGTTGAGGAATGGTTCTTCCACCGCCTGAAAGCAGGCCGTCCCATCCCTGTCCCCAACTCAGGCATACAGATCACACAGCTTGGTCATGTCAAG GACCTTGCAACCGCCTTCATCAAGGTGCTTGGCAATCCGAATGCAAGCAAGGAAGTGTTCAACATCTCTGGAGATAAATATGTCACATTTGATGGTCTAGCAAGGGCATGTGCTAAG GCTGGTGGATTCCCTGAGCCTGAGATTGTTCACTACAACCCTAAAGAGTTTGATTTCGGCAAGAAGAAGTCGTTCCCTTTCCGGGACCAG CATTTCTTTGCATCGATTGACAAGGCGAAGAGCTTGCTGGGATGGACGCCAGAGTTTGATCTGGTGGAAGGTCTTACAGATTCCTACAACCTAGACTTTGGCAGAGGGACATTCAGGAAAGAAGCTGATTTCTCAACTGATGACATTATTCTGGGAAAGTCTCTTGTTCTTCAGTCCTAG